Proteins encoded by one window of Cylindrospermum stagnale PCC 7417:
- a CDS encoding VOC family protein has translation MQITQSLHTAILVTNLERSEHFYGKVLGLAKIDRNLKYPGAWYQIGDYQLHLIVASTVPTENPNEKWGRNPHIAFSVVDLDTAKQELLNQNYPIQASASGRAAIFTQDPDGNIIELSSAI, from the coding sequence ATGCAAATTACTCAAAGTCTCCACACCGCTATCCTCGTCACCAACTTAGAACGCTCCGAACATTTTTATGGCAAAGTATTAGGATTAGCCAAAATTGACAGAAATCTGAAATACCCCGGCGCATGGTACCAAATCGGCGACTATCAACTTCACCTCATAGTTGCATCAACTGTTCCCACAGAAAACCCCAACGAAAAATGGGGACGTAACCCCCACATCGCTTTCTCTGTCGTTGACTTAGACACCGCCAAGCAAGAATTACTCAATCAAAATTATCCCATTCAAGCCAGCGCTTCCGGACGCGCCGCCATCTTCACCCAAGATCCAGATGGGAATATTATTGAATTGTCTTCTGCTATATAA
- a CDS encoding recombinase family protein, producing the protein MKIFAYTYTDPLLEAVPDETNWGWEIDRVYQDLGKRESSGHASRTQLQQLLTDCETEATAYLLIRRLEELGDTLEEVSDRLNQLEAMGVMVIVTEQPYTSEHSHLRSELLNLLHQVQRQQRSRRIRQGHARSRLDAAPPPGKAPYGYRRSKEKYTIDRSTSPVVKDFFDNFLLYGSLRGAVRHLAKRYGKKISVTTGRRWLTNPVYRGDTAYQNQEIISNTHIPIISREEAAQVDRILRRNSRLPSRTASAPRSLAGLVICSECQSHLTVTRVTQRRQDKEYLYLRSTSCPQNPKCRAIPYQEVLAQTIETVCRDLPLAVAGMDFPQLDAIKNSLGDAIARQQQILQQLPALMETGILDEETAKLRAYKLRTEISALLAKLATLPPVNLRSVAQAVSIPQFWLDLSEAERRFYFREFIRQIEIIRQDKACTLQVIFIF; encoded by the coding sequence ATGAAAATTTTTGCTTACACCTACACCGATCCTTTACTAGAAGCAGTTCCTGATGAAACTAACTGGGGATGGGAGATAGATCGGGTTTATCAAGATTTAGGGAAGCGAGAGTCCTCCGGACACGCTTCGCGAACGCAATTACAACAATTATTAACTGACTGCGAAACCGAAGCAACAGCTTATCTTCTGATTCGCCGCTTAGAAGAATTGGGAGATACATTAGAAGAAGTTAGCGATCGCCTCAATCAACTAGAAGCAATGGGGGTAATGGTAATTGTCACCGAACAACCCTACACGTCAGAACATTCCCATCTCCGGAGCGAATTACTGAATTTGCTACACCAAGTCCAACGTCAACAACGCAGTCGCCGCATCCGCCAAGGACACGCCCGCAGTCGTTTAGATGCTGCACCCCCACCTGGTAAAGCACCCTATGGCTACCGCAGAAGTAAAGAAAAATATACCATCGACCGCAGCACTTCGCCTGTAGTCAAAGATTTTTTTGACAACTTTTTACTTTATGGTTCTTTGCGGGGTGCAGTTCGTCATTTAGCGAAAAGATACGGGAAGAAAATCTCTGTTACCACTGGAAGGCGTTGGCTAACTAATCCAGTCTATCGTGGCGATACGGCTTATCAGAATCAGGAAATTATCTCTAATACCCATATCCCGATAATTTCTAGAGAAGAAGCCGCCCAAGTTGACCGAATTTTGCGCCGTAACAGTCGTTTACCATCTCGAACCGCCAGCGCACCCCGTTCTCTTGCTGGCTTAGTTATCTGTAGTGAGTGTCAATCACATCTAACCGTCACCCGCGTTACCCAGCGCCGTCAAGATAAAGAGTATCTTTATTTACGTTCCACTAGCTGTCCTCAAAACCCAAAATGTCGTGCTATTCCTTATCAAGAAGTTTTAGCACAAACCATTGAAACCGTTTGTCGTGACTTACCTCTAGCGGTTGCGGGGATGGACTTTCCCCAGTTAGATGCGATTAAAAATAGTTTAGGGGATGCGATCGCCCGTCAACAACAAATACTCCAGCAATTACCCGCTTTAATGGAAACTGGGATTTTGGACGAGGAAACAGCAAAGTTAAGGGCTTACAAACTCCGCACAGAAATTTCTGCACTCCTTGCAAAGCTGGCCACCCTCCCACCTGTAAACTTGCGTTCCGTCGCCCAAGCTGTTTCTATTCCCCAATTTTGGTTAGACTTATCAGAAGCGGAACGACGATTTTATTTTCGCGAATTCATTCGGCAAATTGAGATTATTCGCCAAGATAAAGCGTGTACATTGCAAGTAATTTTTATTTTTTAG
- a CDS encoding ArnT family glycosyltransferase — protein sequence MQEGSFIWSHLEKQHRAVEKWVDWVWLIVLLLAAVLLFSINLGGLPLRDWDEGIVAQVAREIWRSPAGSWHWLYPTLNGVAYRNYPPLMHLLIAWAYSLGGVNEWTTRLPSAILTAFSVPLLYCIGREIFRQRWAAIYSALIYLTMLPVVRHGRLAMLDGAVVSFLMVMMLCVLRSRRDLRYCLGVGLGFGLICLTKGMIGFLLGAIAIVFLFWDTPRLLTNYYLWIAVILGSLPVACWYVAQLLHYGYNFAQIDLVNQSLNRIGTFAEGKSEPPWYYLIEIIKWTWPWLVFLPQSTRLTWENRNLSWAKLIIVWSGVYLLLISLMSTKLSWYLFPIYPSLALAFGFQLAEIENLPLVSSSYPRAWVASLAILAVVASAGSIYFSWGSPPKTDLQMIFAAVALTMTLASILAERGDGQFLKILLWGSYISLLLLMKSNYWVWELGEAYPVKPVAAMIQRANPADKEIYTSFAYHRPSLDFYSDRTIIPASISELQYSWQYSGQRYFLVNTSALKTLQLKPIKLIDQAEGWQLITKDTSRM from the coding sequence ATGCAAGAAGGAAGCTTTATTTGGAGTCATCTAGAAAAACAGCATCGCGCAGTTGAGAAATGGGTTGATTGGGTATGGCTGATAGTACTGCTTTTGGCAGCAGTGTTACTGTTTAGCATCAACCTTGGGGGATTGCCGCTACGAGATTGGGATGAAGGTATTGTGGCACAGGTTGCCAGAGAAATTTGGCGTTCCCCAGCAGGTTCATGGCATTGGCTTTACCCAACCCTGAATGGTGTAGCGTACCGAAATTATCCACCCCTAATGCATCTGCTAATTGCTTGGGCTTATTCCCTTGGTGGTGTGAATGAGTGGACAACACGTTTACCGAGTGCAATTTTAACGGCATTTTCCGTACCTTTACTGTATTGTATTGGGCGAGAAATATTTCGCCAACGTTGGGCAGCTATTTATAGCGCCTTGATTTACCTGACAATGCTACCGGTAGTGCGTCACGGGCGGTTGGCAATGTTAGATGGTGCGGTGGTAAGCTTTTTGATGGTGATGATGTTGTGTGTGTTGCGATCGCGCCGAGATTTGCGTTATTGCCTGGGTGTGGGCCTCGGATTTGGGTTGATTTGCCTGACTAAAGGGATGATAGGCTTCTTACTTGGGGCGATCGCGATCGTCTTTCTCTTTTGGGATACACCACGATTACTCACCAATTACTATCTGTGGATTGCAGTCATTCTCGGCAGTCTGCCTGTGGCTTGTTGGTATGTTGCCCAGCTGCTGCACTATGGTTACAACTTCGCTCAAATTGACTTGGTAAATCAATCCCTCAACCGTATTGGTACATTTGCCGAAGGGAAGTCGGAGCCACCTTGGTACTATCTCATAGAAATTATCAAGTGGACATGGCCTTGGCTAGTGTTTTTACCACAGAGTACACGCTTAACCTGGGAAAATCGCAACCTTAGCTGGGCAAAATTGATCATCGTCTGGAGTGGTGTTTATCTACTGCTAATTTCTTTAATGAGCACCAAACTTTCTTGGTACTTATTCCCAATTTATCCCAGTTTAGCCTTAGCCTTTGGTTTCCAACTAGCAGAGATAGAAAACTTGCCTTTAGTCTCATCATCCTATCCCCGCGCTTGGGTAGCTAGTTTGGCAATACTTGCTGTAGTTGCTTCAGCTGGTAGCATTTATTTCAGTTGGGGTAGCCCTCCCAAAACCGACTTACAAATGATTTTTGCCGCAGTAGCTTTGACTATGACTTTAGCCTCAATTTTGGCAGAACGAGGCGACGGGCAATTTTTGAAGATTTTGCTTTGGGGAAGTTATATTTCACTACTGTTGTTAATGAAATCTAACTACTGGGTTTGGGAATTAGGGGAGGCTTATCCTGTGAAACCAGTTGCTGCCATGATCCAGCGGGCCAATCCAGCAGATAAGGAAATCTACACATCTTTTGCCTACCATCGTCCGTCATTGGATTTTTATAGCGATCGCACCATTATTCCCGCTTCTATTAGTGAACTGCAATATTCTTGGCAGTATAGTGGACAACGCTACTTTCTGGTAAATACATCTGCTTTAAAAACTCTCCAACTAAAGCCAATCAAGCTGATTGATCAAGCTGAAGGTTGGCAACTAATTACTAAAGATACCAGTCGGATGTAG